Sequence from the Bremerella volcania genome:
CACGAGCGACTACCAGGGGATGAATTTTGATGTCTTCCCGACGTTCGTCGAGCTCGCTGGTGGCACTCCGGCCGAAGACCTGAACGCGGTGAGCCTGGTGCCGCTGCTGGAGGGGAAACCGATGCCCAAGAAGCCGCGTGATTTGTACTTCGTTCGCCGCGAAGGAGGCCAGCGCTACGGCGGCAAAGCGTACCAGGCCATCATCCGCGACGGCTGGAAGCTGATGCAGAACGACCCTTACATGCCGTTGGAACTTTACAACCTGAACGAAGACCCGCAGGAACAACACGACCTGGCCAAGACCAACCGTCAGAAGTTCCGCGAACTGCAGCAAGCCCTGCAGAAGCAGATTCAAGCGGCTGGCAGCGTGCCGTGGCAGTAGGATGAATGAGGCATTCATTTTTTAGGAACAGATGATGCGATTTCGATTTTCACTACTGACGATCGTATGGGTATGCTTTGCCGCAACGTCCGGGCTTTCTCAGGACTTGGGCAAAGCGAAGAATGCTGAAGAAGCCGCCGCGGCGCTCGAAAAGATGGGCGCGTTCGTCGAACGAGGTATTGTGTCGGGCCGCGTCGAGTACGTCTCGTTTCGAGAGAAGCGTTTCGCGCCCCATGATCTTGCCGGGCTCAAACACTTCCCCGGGCTAGACTGGGTTTCGTTCGAAAAGGTGACGCTATCCGGAAGAGATCTGAGCGCCCTATCCGAGGCAAAAACCATTAAGGAGATTAGTTTCACCGAGGTACCGATTACCGACAAAGATCTCTTGCCTCTTGCCTCGTTGAAAGACCTGAAGAAGCTGTATTTTTACGATTGTCCGATCAAAGGGAGAACGCTAGGCAAGTTCCCGAATCTGGAGTTCTTGCACGTCTTTGAGTGTCCTTTGGACGACGCGGCCATGAAACAAGTTGGCACCCTGGAGAAGGTCTGGAGTCTCACGCTTTCGGAAACGAAGTTGACCAATCGAGGCGTGAAAGCTCTTGCGTCCCTCAAGGAACTCAAATTGGTGACCTTGGGCTACAACAATATCGGCGATCCAGCGATAGAGGCGCTCCAAGGGCTGGAAAAGTTGACGTTTATCGATGTGGACCATACAAACGTCGGAGACGAAGGGCTGCAGATGCTCAAAGGGGTGAAGACACTCGAGTTAATTTCGGCTGAAAGCACGAAAATTACCGACAAAGGACTCGAAGCGCTGTTGGAACTTCCGGAACTCAATGCGCTCTATCTTGACGGCAACAACATCACCGACGAAGGCCTCCGGACGCTCTCGAAGATCAAAACGCTGGATAACCTTCAGCTCGACGATACGAAAGTTACCGATGCCGGCCTGCCGGCGGTCTTGGACTTGACCAACCTCACCATCCTGATGGTTCAAAGAACCGGCGTTACCAAAGCCGGGGCGGACGAGCTTTGGTCGAAGAAGATGAATCTGCGGATTACTTACTGAACCATCCGCGATGGCAGTATTCACCAAGCAATCTGGCAATTTGCCACAGAGAGAGGTGATCCATGATTGCCGCATTCAAAGTCATTCTGATTGGCATCGGTATGGCCCGGCATCTTGTGGCGGCTCAACCGTGGGTCCCGCCTCGATAAGTTGGGAGACGTTGCCTTCGTTCTGGGTACCCTCCTGTTTTTACAATTGGCGCGCCTGGCAATCAGTTACCCCTGGTCCCTTACCGATGTGGCTACTTGGGCAATGGTCGCCGCTTGTGTGATGGTGGGGCTTGCCGCCAAGGTGACATTGGAAAACGTCTTGGGGACGCTCTTGTCTTATCGGCGTGTGGAATAGGAATCGTGCGGTGAAGTTGCTTCGCGAAGTTGCCGTTTCGCTTCTTATCGTGGGCGTATGCTATTTCTTCTTCGCACATATCGTCTTTCGAGGAGTGGATCCTTCCACGCTCGGAAGTGATCCCCCCGTGAGCCCGCCAGAAGAAGTCCATCGTGTGGTTAGCCCCGCAGGCTTCTCCATTGTGGCGCCCAAGAACTGGGGATCTGCGTTTCCCGACAGCCCAGAGATTCAGCTTCGCCCTCGTACGGCGTTCCCAGGTCGGTGCGGTTTTTTCTCGGTGATGAAAGTGGGCCCGTGGGATCCAAAATCGGAGGGCTACCTGCCGATTACCTTCCAGGGCCAAAAGGCTTGGCAGCGTATTGAATCACGGCCGACAACATTCGACGATCCGGCCGTGACGTACTATGAACTGACCTTCGAGCGCGACGGCCAGTGGTATTACATCAAGTATGGTGTTCAAGAAGAATGGGATGAGCCCTCTGAGATCGTTCGGCAGTACCTTGATACGTTTCGCATTGAGCCGTAAT
This genomic interval carries:
- a CDS encoding leucine-rich repeat domain-containing protein — translated: MMRFRFSLLTIVWVCFAATSGLSQDLGKAKNAEEAAAALEKMGAFVERGIVSGRVEYVSFREKRFAPHDLAGLKHFPGLDWVSFEKVTLSGRDLSALSEAKTIKEISFTEVPITDKDLLPLASLKDLKKLYFYDCPIKGRTLGKFPNLEFLHVFECPLDDAAMKQVGTLEKVWSLTLSETKLTNRGVKALASLKELKLVTLGYNNIGDPAIEALQGLEKLTFIDVDHTNVGDEGLQMLKGVKTLELISAESTKITDKGLEALLELPELNALYLDGNNITDEGLRTLSKIKTLDNLQLDDTKVTDAGLPAVLDLTNLTILMVQRTGVTKAGADELWSKKMNLRITY